In a single window of the Streptomyces sp. NBC_00285 genome:
- a CDS encoding phosphatase PAP2 family protein: MNARTEPSQAEPGATARPPLVRELLLVVGLFLVYKFGRQLAAGHTAEALRNADRVWDWERTLHLPSEGSVQSLLLHGDTLAHLANTYYATVHFPATVAFLVWLYLKRPAHYVWARRVLATVTGAALVMHLVFPLAPPRMLAAAGLVDTAKVYGPSVYGPPQTDTLSNQFAAMPSLHFGWALMVAIGLIVATRSRQRWLWLLHPLVTLVVIVGTANHYWMDAIAAAALLGIALAVIRPVPLPSPHRKATTSGRAQEKLTPAEPKDDALVGAGR, encoded by the coding sequence ATGAATGCCCGAACCGAGCCTTCCCAAGCGGAGCCGGGCGCGACAGCGCGGCCGCCGCTCGTCCGTGAGCTCCTGCTCGTCGTAGGTCTCTTCCTCGTCTACAAGTTCGGCCGGCAACTGGCCGCAGGCCACACGGCCGAAGCCCTTCGCAACGCCGACCGCGTGTGGGACTGGGAACGGACACTGCACCTGCCCTCAGAGGGCTCGGTGCAGTCGCTGCTGCTGCACGGCGACACCCTCGCGCACCTCGCGAACACCTATTACGCGACCGTCCACTTCCCGGCCACGGTCGCCTTCCTGGTCTGGCTCTACCTGAAGCGCCCCGCACACTACGTCTGGGCCCGCCGCGTCCTCGCGACCGTCACCGGCGCCGCCCTGGTGATGCACCTCGTCTTTCCGCTGGCCCCGCCGCGGATGCTCGCGGCGGCCGGCCTGGTCGACACCGCGAAGGTCTACGGCCCCTCCGTGTACGGCCCGCCGCAGACCGACACCCTCTCCAACCAGTTCGCCGCGATGCCCTCGCTGCACTTCGGCTGGGCCCTGATGGTGGCGATCGGCCTGATCGTGGCCACCCGGTCGCGCCAGCGGTGGCTGTGGCTGCTGCACCCGCTGGTGACGCTGGTGGTCATCGTCGGGACGGCGAACCACTACTGGATGGACGCGATCGCGGCGGCGGCCCTGCTCGGCATCGCGCTCGCGGTGATCCGCCCCGTCCCGCTTCCCTCGCCGCACCGGAAGGCGACCACCTCGGGCCGGGCGCAGGAGAAGCTCACGCCGGCCGAGCCCAAGGACGACGCCCTGGTCGGAGCGGGCCGATGA
- a CDS encoding TetR/AcrR family transcriptional regulator, with translation MTSQAADGPETVAASRRSKITPEREQEFFDAVLEQVRECGYDAVTMEGVAASTRCSKSTLYRQWKTKPQFVVAALRSRRRSKFDGIDTGSLADDLREAARSAGRWSMHDTKLLQALGHAVTQDAELAQALREALVDPEVAELRRILQRGVDRGEVAPGHPALEYIPAQLFGVIRARPVVEGEYADPEYLLRFMEAAVLPALGLT, from the coding sequence ATGACGTCGCAGGCCGCGGACGGACCGGAGACGGTCGCCGCCTCGCGCCGCTCCAAGATCACGCCGGAGCGTGAGCAGGAGTTCTTCGACGCTGTGCTCGAGCAGGTCCGCGAATGCGGATACGACGCCGTGACCATGGAGGGCGTCGCCGCCAGCACACGCTGCAGCAAGTCCACCCTCTACCGGCAGTGGAAGACCAAGCCCCAGTTCGTGGTGGCCGCCCTGCGCTCCCGCCGCAGGTCGAAGTTCGACGGGATCGACACCGGGTCGCTCGCGGACGACCTGCGCGAGGCCGCACGGTCCGCGGGCCGGTGGTCGATGCACGACACCAAGCTCCTCCAGGCGCTCGGCCATGCCGTCACCCAGGACGCGGAACTCGCGCAGGCCCTTCGTGAGGCGCTGGTCGACCCGGAGGTCGCCGAGCTCAGACGCATCCTCCAGCGTGGGGTCGACCGCGGTGAGGTGGCCCCCGGGCACCCGGCGCTGGAGTACATCCCGGCCCAGCTGTTCGGCGTCATCCGCGCCCGCCCCGTCGTGGAGGGGGAGTACGCCGACCCGGAGTACCTGCTCCGCTTCATGGAGGCCGCCGTACTGCCGGCGCTGGGCCTGACCTGA
- a CDS encoding DUF2510 domain-containing protein — translation MTQETPPGWYSDPGQTSDGPATERWWDGKAWTERTRPAGSAAAWGPPEQVVSPGEYPAYPPYPTQPPTGSRRGRMGIAVAVAAAVVVLASIGVGVYALTDSGNGNGTTDSQGPGGQGGTGGTGGQNGQGGPFGGNGGSGGPGGSGGASPSPQGSEAPKIESGSVSDSIDGISLPIPDGWYGQEISAGASLTSNDSYACPGSTSDKCTKGGAYSAPALALGTSGSTAEQVAKADIAANAEQSYGGKTYGSITSHDVLASEAVTVAGQKGYLVRWKAVTSKGSDGYVESLAFPSPANPQQMVVVRFGVDVGEGQSVIDDITKGIKVSTGGGSGQGV, via the coding sequence ATGACGCAGGAGACTCCCCCCGGTTGGTACAGCGATCCCGGGCAGACAAGTGACGGTCCCGCCACCGAACGCTGGTGGGACGGCAAGGCGTGGACGGAACGGACCCGGCCCGCCGGATCGGCCGCCGCATGGGGTCCTCCGGAACAGGTTGTGAGCCCCGGTGAGTACCCGGCCTACCCGCCGTACCCCACGCAGCCGCCGACCGGATCGCGGCGCGGCCGTATGGGCATAGCCGTGGCGGTGGCGGCGGCGGTCGTGGTCCTGGCGAGCATAGGTGTGGGCGTGTACGCGCTGACGGACAGCGGCAACGGGAACGGCACCACCGACTCGCAGGGCCCGGGCGGTCAGGGCGGTACCGGTGGCACGGGTGGGCAGAACGGCCAGGGCGGCCCCTTCGGCGGCAACGGAGGTTCCGGCGGTCCGGGCGGCTCCGGAGGGGCGTCGCCCTCCCCCCAGGGTTCCGAGGCGCCGAAGATCGAGAGCGGTTCGGTGTCCGACTCGATCGACGGGATCAGCCTGCCCATCCCGGACGGCTGGTACGGGCAGGAGATCTCGGCAGGCGCGTCTCTCACGTCGAACGACTCCTACGCGTGCCCCGGCTCCACCTCCGACAAGTGCACGAAGGGCGGTGCCTACTCGGCGCCCGCCCTGGCCCTGGGCACCTCGGGCAGCACGGCCGAGCAGGTCGCCAAGGCCGACATCGCGGCGAACGCCGAGCAGTCCTACGGCGGCAAGACCTACGGCTCGATCACCTCGCACGACGTGCTCGCCTCCGAGGCGGTGACCGTCGCCGGGCAGAAGGGCTACCTGGTCCGCTGGAAGGCGGTCACCAGCAAGGGCTCCGACGGCTATGTGGAGTCGCTGGCCTTCCCCTCCCCGGCCAACCCGCAGCAGATGGTCGTGGTGCGCTTCGGCGTCGACGTCGGCGAGGGCCAGAGCGTCATCGACGACATCACCAAGGGGATCAAGGTGTCGACGGGCGGCGGCAGCGGCCAGGGCGTCTGA
- a CDS encoding ATP-binding protein gives MTEVRPIEAAPASLWEREEEVAAVEGAIDALCAGRASSGSVLVIRGEAGFGKTALLAETRRIAEARGCTVWSARGGETLRSVPFNVVRQLLQPALLSLMPEEAREYLGDWYDIAGPALGIAAPGERQADPQGVCDGLVAAVRRLARRDWPLVLLVDDAHWADQETLRWLAAFAERLDDLSVLVVVARRPGEAAGERARLLETVACAAGRPATHLSALTPEATAGLTRATLGEHADAPFCREVWAVTGGNPYETVELLAKVQESEIEPGEGSASELRELNRSARGGGLVARLEELGIDATRFAWAAAILGSDITIGLVAKLATLKPQEAVVCATLLRNARILTDSDPVGPRAEEAELEFVHPLIASAVYHSIPDALRTAMHGIAAQVVTDSGRGAAAASRHLLLVHPDDDEELVEQLREAARDHVAVGAPDAARRCLERALLEPPAPEVHARVLFELGCATLLTAPAKTIGHLQTALAMPGLEGTERVDAVFRLSQALMHNNQLEEAVRTVEEEAARHEQGPARLRLQAVQYMWEGLHAGEAGVPGRSERLAELARSCSGRDNSERALLMLGGFDAMARGESAEEVVELCDRSLVNGRLAPGLGWTDTEWGLELPLMLASAYAYTDRLDRAEALYTEALRTYESAGWSGGHLALAHAYVGIGHRRRGRLREAETSLRESLRLAERVGRGLPLHWSATCNLVDTLLARGHVEEAWAIAEQYGFAPPYPSTIVLPDPRSVRGRLLLAVGRTKEGINELDAAEKAAEVRGHHNPVLVPWAFDLARALAVEDPVRAAQLATDVRRHAERLGTDTAIGEALRCAAALETGQRAVRLAAQAVTYLEASPCQYEHAAARVAYGILARSVGDLNRGMALARSCGADGLVAQARDVLDTGRGLR, from the coding sequence ATGACGGAGGTCCGGCCCATCGAGGCCGCCCCGGCCTCGCTGTGGGAGCGCGAGGAGGAAGTCGCCGCCGTCGAGGGGGCGATCGACGCCCTGTGCGCGGGACGCGCGTCCTCGGGCAGCGTGCTGGTGATCCGCGGTGAGGCGGGCTTCGGCAAGACCGCCCTGCTGGCCGAGACCCGCCGTATCGCCGAGGCCCGCGGCTGCACGGTCTGGTCGGCCCGCGGCGGCGAGACCCTCAGGTCCGTCCCCTTCAACGTCGTACGACAACTGCTCCAACCCGCCCTCCTGTCGCTGATGCCCGAAGAGGCCCGCGAGTACCTCGGCGACTGGTACGACATCGCCGGCCCCGCCCTCGGCATCGCCGCCCCGGGGGAGCGGCAGGCCGACCCGCAGGGCGTGTGCGACGGCCTGGTCGCCGCGGTACGCCGACTGGCCCGCCGGGACTGGCCGCTCGTCCTCCTGGTCGACGACGCCCACTGGGCCGACCAGGAGACCCTGCGCTGGCTCGCCGCCTTCGCCGAGCGCCTGGACGACCTGTCCGTCCTGGTCGTGGTGGCCCGCCGCCCCGGTGAGGCCGCCGGCGAGCGCGCCCGCCTCCTGGAGACGGTGGCCTGCGCCGCGGGCCGCCCCGCCACCCACCTCAGTGCCCTCACCCCGGAGGCCACGGCCGGCCTCACCCGCGCCACCCTGGGCGAGCACGCCGACGCCCCCTTCTGCCGCGAGGTGTGGGCCGTCACCGGCGGCAACCCCTACGAGACCGTCGAACTCCTCGCCAAGGTCCAGGAGAGCGAGATCGAACCGGGCGAGGGCTCGGCGAGCGAACTGCGCGAGCTGAACCGCTCGGCCCGCGGCGGCGGCCTCGTCGCCCGCCTGGAGGAACTCGGCATCGACGCCACCCGGTTCGCCTGGGCGGCCGCGATCCTCGGCAGCGACATCACCATCGGCCTGGTGGCCAAGCTCGCCACCCTGAAGCCCCAGGAAGCGGTGGTCTGCGCCACCCTGCTGCGCAACGCCCGCATCCTCACCGACTCCGACCCGGTCGGCCCCCGGGCCGAGGAGGCCGAGCTGGAGTTCGTCCACCCACTGATCGCCTCCGCCGTCTACCACTCCATCCCGGACGCCCTGCGCACCGCCATGCACGGCATCGCCGCCCAGGTCGTCACCGACTCCGGGCGCGGCGCCGCGGCCGCCTCCCGGCACCTCCTCCTGGTCCACCCGGACGACGACGAGGAGCTCGTCGAGCAGTTGCGCGAGGCCGCCCGTGACCATGTCGCCGTCGGCGCCCCCGACGCGGCCCGGCGCTGCCTGGAGCGCGCCCTGCTGGAACCCCCGGCACCCGAGGTCCACGCGCGCGTGCTCTTCGAACTCGGCTGCGCCACCCTCCTGACCGCCCCCGCCAAGACCATCGGCCACCTTCAGACGGCGCTCGCCATGCCCGGCCTCGAAGGAACCGAGCGTGTCGACGCCGTCTTCCGTCTCTCCCAGGCGCTCATGCACAACAACCAGCTGGAGGAGGCCGTCCGCACGGTCGAGGAGGAGGCCGCCCGGCACGAGCAGGGTCCCGCCAGGCTCCGCCTCCAGGCCGTGCAGTACATGTGGGAGGGCCTCCACGCGGGCGAGGCCGGCGTGCCGGGCCGCTCCGAGCGCCTCGCCGAACTCGCCCGCAGTTGCAGCGGCCGGGACAACTCCGAGCGGGCCCTGCTGATGCTGGGCGGCTTCGACGCGATGGCGCGGGGCGAGAGCGCCGAGGAGGTCGTCGAACTGTGCGACCGCTCACTGGTGAACGGCCGACTGGCTCCGGGGCTCGGCTGGACCGACACCGAGTGGGGCCTCGAACTGCCCCTGATGCTGGCCAGCGCGTACGCCTACACCGACCGGCTCGACCGCGCCGAAGCCCTGTACACCGAGGCGCTGCGCACCTACGAGTCGGCCGGCTGGAGCGGCGGGCATCTCGCCCTGGCCCACGCCTACGTCGGCATCGGGCACCGTCGGCGCGGACGCCTCAGGGAGGCCGAGACGTCCCTGCGCGAGTCGTTGCGGCTCGCCGAGCGGGTGGGCCGGGGGCTGCCGCTGCACTGGTCGGCGACCTGCAACCTCGTCGACACCCTGCTTGCGCGCGGCCATGTCGAGGAGGCGTGGGCGATCGCCGAGCAGTACGGGTTCGCGCCGCCGTATCCGTCCACGATCGTGCTGCCCGATCCGCGGTCCGTGCGGGGGCGGTTGCTGCTGGCCGTGGGCCGGACCAAGGAAGGGATCAACGAACTGGACGCCGCGGAGAAGGCGGCGGAGGTCCGGGGGCACCACAATCCGGTTCTGGTGCCGTGGGCCTTCGACCTCGCCCGCGCGCTGGCCGTCGAGGATCCGGTCCGGGCGGCGCAGCTGGCCACCGATGTCCGCCGCCATGCCGAGCGGCTCGGCACCGACACGGCGATCGGTGAGGCGCTGCGGTGTGCGGCGGCGCTGGAGACCGGGCAGCGCGCGGTGCGGCTGGCCGCGCAGGCAGTCACCTATCTGGAGGCCTCGCCGTGCCAGTACGAGCACGCGGCGGCGCGGGTGGCGTACGGCATCCTCGCGCGGTCGGTGGGTGACCTCAACCGGGGTATGGCGTTGGCGCGGTCCTGCGGGGCGGACGGGCTGGTGGCGCAGGCCAGGGACGTCCTGGACACGGGACGTGGGTTGCGTTGA
- a CDS encoding SDR family NAD(P)-dependent oxidoreductase yields the protein MSTILITGATSGLGRHVAFELVRLGHVVLAHGRDPGRTEALVGELRAEGEAEPFVADLGSLAQVRELGAKVARAHPELDVLINNAGAGAGSPGSGWELSADGHELRLAVNYLAPVVLTRALLPTLATNAPSRIVNVGSVGQELLPFDDPEFTRGYSGFAAYCRAKFALAAHTFTLAEELAGTGVAVNVVHPATFMDTAMVREGGVAPWSTVADGAPGVLVPATREVGTGRFFDGTSPARAHEATYDTDVRKQLLTLTDRLIAT from the coding sequence ATGTCGACGATCCTGATCACCGGCGCCACCTCGGGCCTGGGCCGCCATGTCGCCTTCGAGCTGGTCCGCCTGGGCCACGTAGTCCTCGCGCACGGCCGCGACCCGGGCCGTACCGAAGCCCTCGTCGGGGAACTGCGCGCCGAGGGCGAGGCAGAGCCGTTCGTGGCCGACCTCGGCTCCCTGGCCCAGGTGCGCGAGCTGGGCGCGAAGGTGGCCCGGGCCCACCCCGAACTCGACGTGCTGATCAACAATGCGGGGGCGGGCGCCGGTTCACCCGGTTCGGGCTGGGAACTGAGCGCGGACGGCCACGAACTCCGCCTGGCGGTCAACTACTTGGCGCCGGTGGTGCTGACACGCGCACTGCTGCCGACGCTCGCCACGAACGCGCCCTCGCGGATCGTCAACGTCGGTTCGGTGGGGCAGGAGCTTCTCCCCTTCGACGACCCGGAGTTCACTCGCGGGTACAGCGGCTTCGCCGCCTACTGCCGGGCCAAGTTCGCCCTGGCCGCCCATACCTTCACGCTCGCCGAGGAGTTGGCGGGCACGGGGGTGGCCGTGAACGTCGTCCACCCGGCCACGTTCATGGACACGGCGATGGTCCGGGAGGGCGGGGTGGCTCCCTGGTCGACGGTCGCGGACGGCGCCCCGGGCGTCCTCGTGCCGGCCACCCGGGAGGTCGGCACGGGCCGCTTCTTCGACGGGACGAGCCCGGCACGGGCGCACGAGGCGACGTACGACACGGACGTGCGGAAACAGCTGCTGACCCTCACCGACCGGCTGATCGCGACCTGA
- the pcaDC gene encoding bifunctional 3-oxoadipate enol-lactonase/4-carboxymuconolactone decarboxylase PcaDC encodes MTDTLLNHRAEGPASAPPLLLGPSLGTSSALWDKVAPELSITHRVVRWDLPGHGGSAPGLIGPGATVGDLAGLVLALADSLGVERFTYAGVSLGGAVGLHLAVHHPERVESLAVICSSAHFNGRRPWEERAERVRREGLGWLLESANSRWFTGDFTVPELLRDHAEADPQAYAACCDALAAFDLRDRLDSITARTLLVAGRADPATPPPHLREIADAVPGAALVELPGASHLAPAQCPEAVLTALRAHLGGGAGRGMEVRREVLGDAHVDRAQARQTPFTARFQDFISRYAWGEIWTDPTLSRRERSMITLTALVAHGHYDELAMHVRAARRNGLTPEEIGAVLLQTAVYCGVPAANSAFATAQRVLAEEDPVAEEG; translated from the coding sequence TTGACCGACACACTCCTCAACCACCGTGCCGAGGGGCCCGCTTCCGCTCCCCCGCTGCTGCTCGGGCCGTCGCTCGGGACGTCGTCCGCCCTGTGGGACAAGGTGGCGCCCGAGCTGTCCATCACCCACCGGGTGGTCCGCTGGGACCTGCCCGGGCACGGCGGTTCGGCGCCCGGACTGATCGGACCCGGTGCCACCGTCGGTGACCTCGCCGGCCTGGTGCTGGCGCTGGCCGACTCGCTCGGCGTCGAGCGGTTCACGTATGCCGGGGTGTCGCTCGGCGGTGCCGTCGGTCTGCATCTGGCCGTGCATCACCCGGAGCGCGTCGAGTCCCTCGCCGTGATCTGCTCCTCGGCCCACTTCAACGGTCGCCGGCCGTGGGAGGAACGGGCCGAGCGGGTCCGGCGCGAGGGACTCGGGTGGCTGCTGGAGAGCGCGAACTCCCGCTGGTTCACAGGTGACTTCACCGTGCCGGAACTCCTGCGCGACCACGCCGAGGCCGACCCGCAGGCGTACGCGGCCTGCTGTGACGCCCTGGCCGCCTTCGACCTGCGCGACCGGCTGGACTCGATCACCGCGCGCACGCTGCTCGTGGCCGGCCGCGCCGACCCGGCGACCCCGCCCCCGCACCTGAGGGAGATCGCCGACGCCGTGCCGGGCGCCGCACTCGTCGAGCTCCCCGGGGCCTCGCACCTGGCGCCCGCACAGTGCCCGGAGGCCGTCCTCACCGCGCTGCGGGCGCACCTCGGCGGCGGCGCCGGGCGGGGCATGGAGGTGCGGCGCGAGGTGCTCGGGGACGCCCACGTGGACCGGGCGCAGGCCCGGCAGACTCCGTTCACCGCGCGCTTCCAGGACTTCATCTCGCGCTACGCGTGGGGCGAGATCTGGACCGATCCGACCCTCAGCCGCCGCGAACGCAGCATGATCACACTGACGGCGCTCGTCGCACACGGCCACTACGACGAACTGGCCATGCATGTGCGGGCGGCGCGGCGCAACGGGCTCACGCCGGAGGAGATCGGCGCCGTACTGCTCCAGACGGCCGTGTACTGCGGGGTTCCGGCGGCGAACTCCGCCTTCGCGACGGCTCAGCGGGTGCTGGCGGAGGAGGACCCCGTGGCCGAAGAAGGATGA
- the pcaB gene encoding 3-carboxy-cis,cis-muconate cycloisomerase, protein MTSPDPDTGLLAPGWAGSPAASATSDGAYLQALLDTEAALTRAQAALGLTPAEAAEAVAAAADAGRFDVRSLADRARGGGNPVIPLVADLTQAVGEEYGPYVHRGATSQDIQDTATMLVATRTLGLLLADLDRLQRSLARLAAEHRDTAMPGRTLTQHAVPTTFGLKTAGWRSLVLDARDRVTAVRDSLPAQLGGAAGTSAAFTVYGAEDTEALTAAFAAELGLRAPALPWHTLRTPVADLAGCLAFSAGALGKIAADVLVLGRTEIAEVAEGSGGGSSAMPHKANPVRSTLIAAAVRRAPQLAATLYGSLAAEDERPAGAWHAEWEPLRDLLRLVGGAARDAAELAEGLRVHPEAMRQHLGLTHGLIVSERLSAELAPVLGRARAKALLTELAGRTYVEGLPLRELLSQEPELKDLDLDELTDPARYTGSAGALTDRALERR, encoded by the coding sequence GTGACTTCTCCCGATCCGGACACCGGCCTGCTCGCCCCCGGGTGGGCAGGCTCCCCCGCGGCCTCCGCGACCTCCGACGGCGCCTACCTCCAGGCGCTGCTGGACACGGAGGCCGCACTGACCCGGGCGCAGGCCGCGCTGGGCCTCACCCCGGCCGAGGCCGCCGAAGCAGTCGCGGCCGCCGCCGACGCGGGCCGTTTCGACGTACGGTCCCTCGCCGACCGTGCGCGCGGCGGCGGCAACCCCGTCATCCCCCTGGTCGCCGACCTCACCCAGGCGGTCGGCGAGGAGTACGGCCCCTACGTCCACCGGGGCGCCACCAGCCAGGACATCCAGGACACGGCCACGATGCTGGTGGCCACGCGCACCCTCGGCCTGCTCCTGGCGGACCTCGACCGCCTCCAGCGGTCCCTGGCCCGGCTCGCCGCCGAACACCGTGACACCGCGATGCCGGGACGGACACTCACCCAGCACGCCGTACCGACGACATTCGGGCTGAAGACCGCCGGCTGGCGTTCACTGGTGCTGGACGCACGAGACCGCGTCACGGCCGTACGGGACTCCCTGCCCGCCCAACTGGGCGGCGCCGCCGGGACGTCGGCGGCCTTCACGGTGTACGGCGCCGAGGACACCGAAGCTCTCACTGCGGCCTTCGCCGCCGAACTGGGACTGCGGGCGCCTGCCCTGCCCTGGCACACCCTGCGCACACCGGTCGCCGACCTCGCCGGATGTCTGGCCTTCAGCGCCGGGGCGCTCGGGAAGATCGCCGCCGATGTGCTCGTCCTCGGCCGCACCGAGATCGCCGAGGTCGCGGAGGGCAGCGGCGGGGGCTCCTCCGCCATGCCGCACAAGGCGAACCCCGTGCGGTCCACGCTGATCGCGGCCGCCGTCCGGCGCGCCCCGCAGCTCGCGGCGACGCTGTACGGCTCGCTGGCCGCCGAGGACGAGCGGCCCGCCGGTGCCTGGCACGCGGAGTGGGAACCGCTCAGGGACCTGCTGCGACTGGTCGGCGGAGCGGCCCGGGACGCCGCCGAGCTGGCCGAGGGGTTGCGGGTCCACCCGGAGGCCATGCGCCAACACCTCGGCCTCACCCACGGGTTGATCGTCTCCGAGCGGCTGTCCGCCGAGCTGGCGCCCGTGCTGGGGCGGGCCCGCGCCAAGGCACTGCTGACGGAACTCGCCGGGCGGACCTACGTCGAAGGCCTACCGCTGCGAGAACTCCTCTCGCAGGAGCCCGAGTTGAAGGATCTCGACCTCGACGAGCTCACCGACCCCGCCCGCTACACCGGCTCCGCCGGAGCCCTCACCGACCGCGCCCTGGAGCGACGTTGA
- the pcaG gene encoding protocatechuate 3,4-dioxygenase subunit alpha, translating into MTKIDTNRPETVLPTPSHTVGPFYGHALPFPGGGDIAPVGHPDTIVLQGYITDGEGNPLPDAFIELWGPDPDGNVPQADGSIRRDPASGGYLGRNGVEFTGWGRIQTDANGHWTARTLRPGARGQSAPYVSVCVFARGLLVHLYTRIYLPGDEAARTADPLLSRVPAERRDTLIARQQGDGTYRFDIRLQGEGETVFLEFQ; encoded by the coding sequence ATGACGAAGATCGACACGAACCGCCCCGAGACCGTGCTCCCCACCCCGTCGCACACGGTCGGCCCCTTCTACGGACACGCCCTGCCCTTCCCCGGCGGCGGCGACATCGCGCCCGTCGGCCACCCGGACACGATCGTCCTCCAGGGGTACATCACCGACGGCGAGGGCAACCCGCTGCCCGACGCGTTCATCGAGCTGTGGGGCCCCGATCCGGACGGCAACGTCCCGCAGGCCGACGGTTCGATCCGGCGCGATCCCGCGAGCGGCGGCTACCTGGGCCGCAACGGCGTGGAGTTCACCGGCTGGGGCCGCATCCAGACCGACGCCAACGGTCACTGGACCGCACGGACGCTGCGGCCGGGCGCACGCGGGCAGAGCGCCCCCTACGTCAGCGTGTGCGTCTTCGCACGCGGTCTGCTGGTGCATCTGTACACGCGGATCTACCTGCCGGGCGACGAGGCGGCCCGCACCGCCGACCCGCTGCTCTCGCGGGTGCCCGCGGAGCGACGCGACACGCTGATCGCGCGTCAGCAGGGCGATGGCACCTACCGTTTCGACATCCGCCTTCAGGGCGAAGGCGAAACGGTCTTCCTGGAGTTCCAGTGA
- the pcaH gene encoding protocatechuate 3,4-dioxygenase subunit beta — protein MTLTQHDIDQEIAAEHAAYEKRLADGAPVEHQPRRDYAPYRSSIARHPKQPPITIDVSKDPELVELYSPAFGERDITEIDSDLTRQHTGEPVGERITVEGRLLDRDGRPLRGQLVEIWQANSAGRYAHQREQHDAPLDPNFTGVGRTLTDEDGLYRFTTVQPGPYPWRQHVNAWRPAHIHFSLFGTAFTQRLVTQMYFPSDPLFPYDPIIQSVTDDAARQRLVATYDHSLSVPEFSMGYHWDIVLDGPHATWIEEGR, from the coding sequence ATGACTCTCACCCAGCACGACATCGACCAGGAGATCGCCGCCGAGCACGCCGCCTACGAGAAGCGGCTCGCCGACGGCGCCCCCGTCGAGCACCAGCCCCGCCGGGACTACGCGCCCTACCGTTCCTCCATAGCGCGGCATCCGAAGCAGCCGCCGATCACCATCGACGTGTCCAAGGACCCCGAGCTGGTCGAGCTGTACTCCCCCGCCTTCGGCGAGCGGGACATCACGGAGATCGACAGCGACCTCACCCGGCAGCACACCGGGGAGCCGGTCGGTGAGCGGATCACCGTCGAGGGCCGTCTCCTCGACCGTGACGGCCGCCCGCTCCGCGGGCAGCTGGTGGAGATCTGGCAGGCGAACTCGGCGGGACGCTACGCCCACCAGCGCGAGCAGCACGACGCCCCGCTGGACCCGAACTTCACGGGTGTCGGCCGCACCCTGACCGACGAAGACGGCCTCTACCGCTTCACGACCGTCCAGCCGGGCCCCTATCCCTGGCGCCAGCACGTCAACGCCTGGCGGCCGGCCCACATCCACTTCTCGCTGTTCGGCACGGCGTTCACCCAGCGCCTGGTCACGCAGATGTACTTCCCGAGCGACCCGCTGTTCCCGTACGACCCGATCATCCAGTCGGTGACGGACGACGCGGCCCGGCAGCGGCTCGTCGCCACCTACGACCACAGCCTGTCCGTACCGGAGTTCTCGATGGGCTACCACTGGGACATCGTGCTCGACGGACCGCACGCCACCTGGATCGAAGAGGGGCGCTGA